A single region of the Streptomyces vilmorinianum genome encodes:
- a CDS encoding PPA1309 family protein → MSNLSSSGTPMAASPLTRAVLEIDEYASGLGWDRPARLFALVDTARLRAQEPGLASQLGLEGAEAAAFTPIEQEELPAGKPLDEFLGTIAWPDAVAGCALTVERLMLPPSAEASVPDGLDEAGLAKWVARHPDRQEVRMTVAVLRNGAREAAIRLREKDSPSEVLTGADLVPGLADALAATFES, encoded by the coding sequence ATGTCCAACCTTTCCTCCTCCGGCACCCCGATGGCCGCGAGCCCCCTCACCCGCGCGGTGCTCGAGATCGACGAGTACGCCTCCGGCCTCGGCTGGGACCGGCCCGCCCGGCTCTTCGCCCTGGTCGACACCGCCCGACTGCGCGCCCAGGAGCCGGGACTCGCCTCCCAGCTCGGCCTCGAAGGCGCGGAAGCCGCCGCCTTCACCCCTATCGAACAGGAGGAGCTGCCGGCCGGGAAGCCCCTCGACGAGTTCCTCGGCACCATCGCCTGGCCCGACGCCGTGGCCGGCTGCGCGCTGACGGTGGAGCGGCTGATGCTGCCCCCGTCGGCCGAGGCGTCCGTGCCGGACGGCCTTGACGAGGCCGGCCTGGCGAAGTGGGTGGCCCGGCACCCGGACCGCCAGGAGGTCCGGATGACCGTGGCCGTGCTCCGCAACGGCGCCCGCGAGGCGGCGATCCGGCTGCGGGAGAAGGACTCCCCGAGCGAGGTGCTGACCGGCGCCGACCTGGTGCCGGGCCTCGCAGACGCCCTGGCGGCGACGTTCGAGTCCTGA
- a CDS encoding AIM24 family protein, with amino-acid sequence MQSPLFNYAEQQSQDRYVIQNPQLLRVALTGSDDVLARKGAMVAYQGLVDFDGEYQTPSQRRAQARTGEGLDLMRCSGQGTVYFANLAQYIHVVEVEQEGMTVDSAYVLALDSTLHTEVIAVDSQYGISGSGKYQLNISGRGKVALMTSGQPLMMHVTPDKYVNVDADAIVAWSSGLRVQMQAQTTNSSVRRRRGDTGEGWELSFLGQGFALVQPSEVMPPQHAAIGQGIAAQFGAGQHGSHAQNQNNVWN; translated from the coding sequence ATGCAGAGCCCGCTTTTCAACTACGCCGAGCAGCAGAGCCAGGACCGGTACGTCATCCAGAACCCGCAGCTGCTGCGGGTCGCCCTGACCGGCTCGGACGACGTCCTCGCCCGCAAGGGCGCCATGGTCGCCTACCAGGGGCTCGTCGACTTCGACGGCGAGTACCAGACGCCCAGCCAGCGCCGCGCCCAGGCCCGGACCGGTGAGGGCCTCGACCTCATGCGCTGCTCCGGCCAGGGCACGGTCTACTTCGCCAACCTCGCCCAGTACATCCACGTCGTGGAGGTCGAGCAGGAGGGCATGACCGTCGACAGCGCCTACGTCCTGGCGCTGGACTCGACCCTGCACACCGAGGTCATCGCCGTGGACAGCCAGTACGGCATCTCCGGCTCCGGCAAGTACCAGCTGAACATCTCCGGCCGCGGCAAGGTCGCCCTGATGACCTCCGGTCAGCCGCTGATGATGCACGTCACGCCGGACAAGTACGTCAACGTCGACGCGGACGCGATCGTCGCCTGGTCCAGCGGGCTGCGGGTGCAGATGCAGGCGCAGACGACCAACTCCAGCGTCCGCCGCCGCCGCGGCGACACGGGCGAGGGCTGGGAGCTCAGCTTCCTCGGACAGGGCTTCGCCCTCGTCCAGCCCAGCGAGGTCATGCCGCCGCAGCACGCCGCCATCGGGCAGGGCATCGCCGCCCAGTTCGGTGCCGGCCAGCACGGCTCGCACGCCCAGAACCAGAACAACGTCTGGAACTGA
- a CDS encoding SDR family oxidoreductase: protein MSSPDPQVRAARNISTRSAGRGPVVAVTGAASGVGDLLTRRLAASEEIKQVIAIDERRGEVSEAQWHILDVRDPAIAEKLRGADVVVHLALDLDLESDAAARTAYNVRGAQTVLTAAAAAGVHRVVLCTSAMVYGALPDNDIPLSEDAELRATAEATGVGDMLEIERLGRRAPRAHPGLHVTVVRPAVLVGGTDTALTRYFESPRLLVVAGSRPTWQFCHVEDLVSALEYAALEKVDGEFAVGCDGWLEQEEVEELSGIRRMELPSAVALGAAARLHRIGLTPSPAGDLAYTMHPWVVSVGRLHDAGWRPQWTNEEVLAALLEEVEGRHTVAGRRLGRKDATAAGAAGATVALLGTAALVRQMRKRRGM, encoded by the coding sequence GTGAGTTCCCCAGATCCTCAGGTTCGCGCAGCGCGAAACATCTCAACCCGGTCCGCCGGGCGCGGCCCCGTGGTCGCGGTCACCGGCGCCGCTTCCGGGGTCGGCGACCTGCTGACCAGGCGCCTCGCCGCCTCCGAGGAGATCAAGCAGGTCATCGCCATCGACGAGCGCCGGGGCGAGGTCTCCGAGGCGCAGTGGCACATCCTCGACGTCCGCGACCCGGCGATCGCCGAGAAGCTGCGGGGCGCCGACGTGGTCGTGCACCTCGCCCTCGACCTCGACCTCGAATCGGACGCCGCCGCCCGAACGGCCTACAACGTGCGCGGCGCGCAGACCGTGCTCACGGCCGCCGCGGCCGCCGGCGTGCACCGCGTGGTGCTCTGCACCTCCGCGATGGTCTACGGCGCGCTGCCCGACAACGACATCCCGCTCTCCGAGGACGCCGAGCTGCGAGCGACCGCCGAGGCCACCGGCGTCGGCGACATGCTGGAGATCGAGCGGCTCGGCCGCCGCGCGCCCCGCGCCCACCCCGGTCTGCACGTCACCGTGGTCCGGCCGGCCGTCCTGGTCGGCGGTACGGACACGGCCCTGACCCGCTACTTCGAGTCGCCCCGGCTGCTCGTCGTCGCCGGATCCCGTCCCACGTGGCAGTTCTGCCACGTCGAGGACCTGGTCAGCGCGCTGGAGTACGCGGCCCTTGAGAAGGTCGACGGGGAGTTCGCGGTCGGCTGCGACGGATGGCTGGAGCAGGAGGAGGTGGAGGAGCTCTCCGGGATCCGGCGCATGGAGCTGCCCTCCGCCGTCGCGCTCGGCGCGGCCGCCCGGCTGCACCGGATCGGGCTCACGCCGTCGCCGGCCGGTGACCTCGCGTACACGATGCACCCCTGGGTGGTCAGCGTCGGACGGCTGCACGACGCGGGCTGGCGCCCGCAGTGGACCAACGAGGAGGTGCTCGCGGCGCTCCTGGAGGAGGTCGAGGGCCGGCACACGGTCGCGGGCCGCCGGCTCGGCCGCAAGGACGCCACGGCGGCGGGCGCGGCCGGTGCGACGGTGGCGCTGCTGGGCACGGCGGCGCTGGTCAGGCAGATGCGGAAGCGGCGCGGCATGTAG
- a CDS encoding AIM24 family protein — MNQQLAGFAPTPMAARMENHGSAMLKVAMASGQDLYARTGSMVAYEGFITYEPNPPAARQVAQAWLTGEGAPVMKCSGDGLLYLADYGADVVVINLQNDSLSVNGTNLLAFDAHLQWGVEKVKGLAKFAGQGMFNVEIAGTGWVALTSRGTPIVVDCGRGEDETYVDPDALVAWSPALKVKGKRSFKASSLIGRGSGEAYQMAFSGQGIVVVQPSEDSTDRLRVRG, encoded by the coding sequence ATGAACCAGCAACTCGCGGGCTTCGCCCCGACCCCGATGGCGGCCCGGATGGAGAACCACGGCAGCGCGATGCTCAAGGTCGCCATGGCCTCCGGCCAGGACCTGTACGCGCGCACCGGCTCCATGGTCGCCTACGAGGGCTTCATCACCTACGAGCCCAACCCGCCCGCCGCCCGCCAGGTCGCGCAGGCGTGGCTCACCGGCGAGGGCGCGCCCGTCATGAAGTGCTCCGGCGACGGACTGCTCTACCTCGCCGACTACGGCGCGGACGTCGTCGTGATCAACCTCCAGAACGACTCGCTCTCGGTCAACGGCACCAACCTGCTGGCCTTCGACGCCCACCTCCAGTGGGGCGTCGAGAAGGTCAAGGGTCTCGCCAAGTTCGCCGGCCAGGGCATGTTCAACGTCGAGATCGCGGGCACCGGCTGGGTCGCGCTGACCTCGCGCGGCACGCCGATCGTCGTCGACTGCGGCCGCGGCGAGGACGAGACGTACGTCGACCCGGACGCGCTCGTCGCCTGGTCTCCGGCGCTCAAGGTCAAGGGCAAGCGCAGCTTCAAGGCCTCCTCCCTGATCGGGCGGGGCAGCGGCGAGGCGTACCAGATGGCCTTCTCCGGCCAGGGCATCGTCGTCGTACAGCCGAGCGAGGACAGCACCGACCGCCTGCGGGTCCGGGGCTGA
- a CDS encoding YlbL family protein: MPRRTATMLASTLVLITLLCVGVLVPVPYAEMSPGPTFNTLGEARGESVLQISGTQTYPTDGHLNMTTVRVTSADYRMNMVEAVYGWLAHDNVVVPKETLYPDGKTEEESSQENAEEFSQSQESAKVAALGELNIPVTTRVVVASVVKDSPAQGKLHAGDVIKSVDGVPVKEPGDVAKQVTKREPGERVEFTIVPAKEAAAAEKAGKEPTATEKVTVTTVKSEEGDRAIVGIQAGTDHVFPFTVDIKLADVGGPSAGLMFALGIVDKLTPESLTDGKFIAGTGTIDEKGKVGPIGGIEMKLVGARNAGAEFFLTPADNCEAAASDIPDGLTLIKVDTIDDARKSLEKLSKGDTKNLPSCSTS, encoded by the coding sequence ATGCCACGCCGCACTGCGACGATGCTCGCCTCCACCCTGGTCCTGATCACTCTGCTCTGTGTGGGCGTCCTGGTCCCGGTGCCGTACGCGGAGATGAGCCCGGGGCCCACGTTCAACACCCTCGGCGAGGCCCGCGGGGAGTCCGTGCTCCAGATCTCGGGCACGCAGACGTACCCGACCGACGGCCACCTCAACATGACGACGGTGCGCGTCACCAGTGCCGACTACCGGATGAACATGGTCGAGGCCGTCTACGGCTGGCTCGCCCACGACAACGTCGTCGTCCCCAAGGAGACCCTCTACCCGGACGGCAAGACGGAGGAGGAGTCGAGCCAGGAGAACGCCGAGGAGTTCAGCCAGTCGCAGGAGAGTGCCAAGGTCGCCGCCCTCGGTGAGCTGAACATCCCGGTGACCACCCGGGTCGTCGTCGCCTCCGTCGTGAAGGACAGCCCCGCCCAGGGCAAGCTGCACGCCGGGGACGTCATCAAGTCCGTCGACGGCGTCCCCGTGAAGGAGCCGGGGGACGTCGCCAAGCAGGTGACCAAGCGCGAGCCGGGGGAGAGGGTCGAGTTCACGATCGTCCCCGCCAAGGAGGCCGCCGCGGCCGAGAAGGCCGGCAAGGAGCCCACCGCGACCGAGAAGGTCACCGTCACCACCGTGAAGTCCGAGGAGGGCGACCGGGCGATCGTCGGCATCCAGGCCGGCACCGACCACGTCTTCCCGTTCACCGTCGACATCAAGCTCGCCGACGTCGGCGGCCCCAGCGCCGGTCTGATGTTCGCGCTCGGCATCGTCGACAAGCTGACGCCCGAGAGCCTCACCGACGGCAAGTTCATCGCCGGCACGGGAACCATCGACGAGAAGGGCAAGGTGGGCCCGATCGGCGGTATCGAGATGAAGCTCGTCGGCGCGCGCAACGCCGGCGCCGAGTTCTTCCTCACCCCGGCCGACAACTGCGAGGCCGCCGCCTCCGACATCCCCGACGGCCTCACCCTGATCAAGGTGGACACCATCGACGACGCGAGGAAGTCGCTGGAGAAGCTCAGCAAGGGCGACACGAAGAACCTGCCCAGCTGCTCCACGAGCTAG
- a CDS encoding molybdenum cofactor biosynthesis protein MoaE: MARTHEHPGEQAAADPIKLLAIRDTPLSVDEVFRAVGDDAAGGTTLFVGTVRNHDGGADVDALGYSCHPSAEAELRRVAEKVVADYPVRALAAVHRVGDLEVGDLAVVVAVSCPHRGEAFEACRKLIDDLKHEVPIWKHQKFSDGTEEWVGSC, translated from the coding sequence ATGGCACGCACCCACGAGCACCCCGGCGAGCAGGCCGCAGCCGACCCCATCAAGCTCCTCGCGATCCGCGACACCCCGCTCTCGGTCGACGAGGTCTTCCGCGCCGTCGGCGACGACGCGGCCGGCGGCACGACCCTCTTCGTGGGCACCGTGCGCAACCACGACGGCGGCGCGGACGTCGACGCGCTCGGGTACTCCTGCCACCCCTCCGCCGAGGCCGAGCTGCGCCGGGTCGCCGAGAAGGTCGTCGCCGACTACCCGGTCCGCGCGCTGGCGGCCGTCCACCGGGTGGGCGATCTGGAGGTCGGCGATCTCGCGGTCGTCGTCGCCGTCTCCTGCCCCCACCGCGGCGAGGCCTTCGAGGCCTGCCGCAAGCTCATCGACGACCTCAAGCACGAGGTCCCCATCTGGAAGCACCAGAAGTTCTCCGACGGCACCGAGGAGTGGGTCGGCTCCTGTTGA
- a CDS encoding UPF0182 family membrane protein → MPDRGGGGGPSGPRIRVGRPSRRARTLLMTLGVLAVLAMAFTMFAGFWTDWLWYRSVRYSSVFTTTLWTKIGLFAVFGLLMGLAVGLNIWLAHRLRPPLSAMSLEQQSLDRYRMGLAPYKKWVLLAITALVGLIAGASASGQWRTWLMWVNGVQFGQKDPQFQLDVAFYAFDLPWYRFLLAFGFAATVLSLIAAALTHYLYGGLRVTSPGARATAAATGHLSVLLGIFVSLKAVAYWLDRYGLAVKSSDFKAAGNWTGLRYVDANAYLPAKTILFCIAAICAVLFFATLWRRTWQLPVIGFGLMVLSAILIGGLYPAIVQKFQVQPNEQAKEAPYIQKNIDATRKAYAIDSTKPENYSGESTVKNKDTLRTDSDTAASYRLLDPNIVSPTFQQLEQKRKYYQFPTTLDIDRYKGQDTVVGLRELNIKGIPKRNWINDHFTYTHGYGAIMAAGTQTDANGSPVFTEAGLPTTGQVGPYQQRIYYGEKTDQYSIVGGPQKELDYEENGEKTTSYEGKSGINLSNAFNRAAYAVAFSEPQILYSGAIGEGSRILYNRTPKERVEAVAPWLTIDGDAYPAVVDGRIQWIVDAYTTTNGYPYASRTTLGETTADALTVGNQQRAVVAQQNQVNYIRNSVKATVDAYDGTVKLYQWDEADPVLKTWMKAFPGTVEPREAIKDSLMQHLRYPQDMFKVQRELLTRYHVTNPAQFYSGSDAWQVPDDPTNKDGNAVPPYYLSLKMPADTQQRFSLTTTFTPNGRPNLGGFMAVDADAKSKDYGRIRLLRVTSDVPGPAQVQSKLNGLPDVAQFVRDMKGADSDIQYGNLLTVPLDGGFLYVEPVYAQGRNALYPLLKKVAVSYVDADQPDGDTTKDTTVFKDNLTEALNAVFGVEGVTPPQPEQPGTKPPTTPSTNDAALKQAIADAQKAYDDGQAALQKGDWTAYGKAQESLQEALQRAADAGAKLQSDQKPADQKPTDQKPTDQNPAGNAPKPGSTPSTSASPPSG, encoded by the coding sequence ATGCCGGACCGCGGAGGCGGCGGAGGCCCGTCCGGGCCAAGGATCAGAGTCGGCCGGCCGTCCCGGCGGGCCCGCACCCTGCTCATGACGCTGGGCGTGCTGGCCGTCCTGGCCATGGCGTTCACCATGTTCGCCGGGTTCTGGACGGACTGGCTCTGGTACCGCTCGGTCCGTTACTCGTCCGTGTTCACCACGACCCTGTGGACCAAGATCGGCCTGTTCGCCGTCTTCGGTCTGCTCATGGGGCTCGCCGTCGGCCTGAACATCTGGCTGGCGCACCGGCTGCGGCCGCCGCTGAGCGCGATGTCGCTGGAACAGCAGAGCCTCGACCGGTACCGGATGGGCCTGGCCCCGTACAAGAAGTGGGTGCTGCTCGCGATCACCGCCCTGGTGGGCCTGATCGCCGGCGCCTCGGCCTCCGGCCAGTGGCGGACCTGGCTCATGTGGGTGAACGGGGTGCAGTTCGGCCAGAAGGACCCGCAGTTCCAGCTGGACGTGGCGTTCTACGCCTTCGACCTGCCCTGGTACCGCTTCCTGCTCGCCTTCGGCTTCGCCGCCACCGTCCTGTCGCTGATCGCCGCCGCGCTGACCCACTACCTGTACGGCGGATTGCGCGTCACCAGCCCCGGTGCGCGCGCCACCGCCGCCGCCACGGGTCACCTGTCGGTGCTGCTCGGCATCTTCGTCTCGCTGAAGGCCGTGGCGTACTGGCTCGACCGGTACGGCCTCGCCGTGAAGTCCAGCGACTTCAAGGCGGCCGGCAACTGGACGGGCCTGCGGTACGTCGACGCCAACGCCTATCTGCCGGCGAAGACGATCCTCTTCTGCATCGCCGCGATCTGTGCCGTGCTCTTCTTCGCGACGCTGTGGCGCCGCACCTGGCAGCTGCCCGTGATCGGCTTCGGCCTCATGGTCCTGTCGGCGATCCTGATCGGTGGCCTGTACCCGGCCATCGTGCAGAAGTTCCAGGTCCAGCCGAACGAGCAGGCCAAGGAAGCGCCGTACATCCAGAAGAACATCGACGCGACCCGCAAGGCGTACGCGATCGACTCGACGAAGCCGGAGAACTACTCCGGCGAGTCCACGGTCAAGAACAAGGACACGCTGCGCACCGACTCCGACACGGCGGCCAGCTACCGACTCCTCGACCCGAACATCGTCTCGCCGACGTTCCAGCAGCTGGAGCAGAAGCGGAAGTACTACCAGTTCCCGACGACCCTCGACATCGACCGCTACAAGGGCCAGGACACGGTCGTCGGCCTGCGTGAGCTCAACATCAAGGGCATCCCGAAGCGGAACTGGATCAACGACCACTTCACGTACACCCACGGCTACGGCGCGATCATGGCCGCGGGTACGCAGACGGACGCCAACGGCTCCCCGGTCTTCACCGAGGCCGGCCTGCCGACCACGGGACAGGTCGGCCCGTACCAGCAGCGGATCTACTACGGCGAGAAGACCGATCAGTACTCGATCGTCGGCGGGCCGCAGAAGGAGCTGGACTACGAGGAGAACGGCGAGAAGACCACCAGCTACGAGGGCAAGAGCGGGATCAACCTCTCCAACGCCTTCAACCGCGCCGCCTACGCCGTCGCGTTCAGCGAGCCGCAGATCCTCTACTCGGGGGCCATCGGCGAGGGCTCGCGGATTCTCTACAACCGCACGCCCAAGGAGCGCGTCGAGGCGGTCGCACCCTGGCTGACCATCGACGGCGACGCCTACCCGGCGGTCGTCGACGGCAGGATCCAGTGGATCGTCGACGCGTACACGACCACCAACGGCTACCCGTACGCCTCGCGTACGACGCTGGGGGAGACCACGGCCGACGCGCTGACGGTCGGGAACCAGCAGCGCGCGGTGGTGGCGCAGCAGAACCAGGTCAACTACATCCGCAACTCGGTGAAGGCCACCGTCGACGCCTACGACGGCACGGTCAAGCTCTACCAGTGGGACGAGGCGGACCCGGTCCTCAAGACGTGGATGAAGGCGTTCCCGGGCACCGTGGAGCCGCGTGAGGCGATCAAGGACAGCCTCATGCAGCACCTGCGCTACCCGCAGGACATGTTCAAGGTCCAGCGCGAGCTGCTGACCCGCTACCACGTCACGAACCCGGCGCAGTTCTACAGCGGTTCGGACGCCTGGCAGGTGCCGGACGACCCGACCAACAAGGACGGCAACGCGGTCCCGCCGTACTACCTGAGCCTGAAGATGCCCGCGGACACGCAGCAGCGGTTCTCGCTCACGACGACGTTCACGCCGAACGGGCGGCCCAACCTGGGCGGCTTCATGGCGGTCGACGCCGACGCGAAGAGCAAGGACTACGGGCGGATAAGGCTGCTGCGCGTGACCTCCGACGTACCCGGTCCCGCGCAGGTGCAGAGCAAGCTCAACGGTCTTCCGGACGTGGCCCAGTTCGTCCGGGACATGAAGGGCGCGGACTCCGACATCCAGTACGGAAACCTGCTCACGGTCCCGCTCGACGGCGGCTTCCTCTACGTGGAGCCGGTGTACGCCCAGGGCCGCAACGCGCTCTACCCGCTCCTGAAGAAGGTCGCGGTGTCGTACGTGGACGCGGACCAGCCGGACGGTGACACGACCAAGGACACCACGGTGTTCAAGGACAACCTCACCGAGGCGCTGAACGCGGTCTTCGGGGTGGAGGGCGTGACGCCGCCGCAGCCGGAGCAGCCCGGCACCAAGCCGCCGACGACGCCGAGCACCAACGACGCGGCCCTGAAGCAGGCCATCGCGGACGCGCAGAAGGCGTACGACGACGGTCAGGCGGCGCTGCAGAAGGGCGACTGGACCGCCTACGGCAAGGCCCAGGAGAGCCTGCAGGAGGCGCTCCAGCGGGCGGCTGACGCCGGCGCCAAGCTGCAGTCGGACCAGAAGCCCGCCGACCAGAAGCCGACGGACCAGAAGCCGACGGACCAGAACCCGGCGGGCAACGCGCCCAAGCCGGGGTCGACGCCGTCGACGAGCGCGAGCCCGCCGAGCGGCTGA
- a CDS encoding NUDIX hydrolase yields the protein MSLHDDAVLALKAYESQDELRQTYLDHLAAHEDGMWKACEAGHLTASALVVDPERGRVLLTLHKKLGMWLQMGGHCEPGDATLAAAALREATEESGIPGLTLLPGGPVRLDRHPIPGPCHWHLDVQYAALAPAGAVEAISEESLDLRWFAYDEVAGVADASVVRLTEETRARLA from the coding sequence GTGAGCCTGCACGACGACGCGGTTCTCGCACTGAAGGCGTACGAGAGCCAGGACGAGTTGCGTCAGACCTACCTGGACCACTTGGCCGCCCACGAGGACGGCATGTGGAAGGCGTGCGAGGCCGGGCATCTGACGGCCAGTGCGCTGGTCGTGGACCCGGAGCGCGGCCGGGTGCTGCTGACGCTGCACAAGAAGCTGGGCATGTGGCTGCAGATGGGCGGCCACTGCGAGCCGGGCGACGCGACGCTCGCGGCGGCGGCACTGCGCGAGGCGACGGAGGAGTCGGGGATCCCCGGTCTGACGCTGCTGCCGGGCGGCCCGGTGCGCCTGGACCGGCACCCGATTCCGGGGCCGTGCCACTGGCATCTGGATGTGCAGTACGCGGCGCTGGCGCCGGCCGGCGCGGTGGAGGCGATCAGCGAGGAGTCGCTGGACCTGCGCTGGTTCGCGTACGACGAGGTGGCGGGGGTGGCCGACGCCTCGGTGGTGCGGCTGACGGAGGAGACGCGGGCACGGCTCGCGTGA
- a CDS encoding zinc-dependent metalloprotease, producing MSDTPFGFGLPPEEPENGDEGKKKDPAGGGQGSGGQGGDNPFGANPFGFGGLPGMGGPGGADNPFAAMFGSLNPNDLGAAFQQLGQMLSYEGGPVNWDMAKQIARQVVAQGTPDGTKDASVGPAEKSAVEEAVRLADLWLDGVTSLPSGANTAVAWSRAEWVEATLPAWQQLVDPVAERVGAAMGDVLPEEMQAMAGPLIGMMRSMGGAMFGQQIGQAVGALAGEVVGSTDVGLPLGPAGKAALLPLNIEALGKDLGVPKDEVRLYLALREAAHQRLFAHVPWLRAHLFGAVEGYARGIKVDTSKLEEAVGQLDPTHPEQLQEALQQGMFQPEDTPEQKAALARLETALALVEGWVDAVVHEAAKSRLTSADALRETLRRRRASGGPAEQTFATLIGLELRPRRLRDASRLWASLTDARGVDGRDDLWEHPDMLPTASDLDDPDGFVHREQLDFSEIDKMLGEAAGKRERAEDDEDDTEK from the coding sequence GTGAGTGACACCCCATTCGGATTCGGCCTTCCGCCGGAGGAGCCGGAGAACGGCGACGAGGGCAAGAAGAAGGACCCCGCCGGAGGTGGCCAGGGGTCCGGCGGCCAGGGCGGCGACAATCCGTTCGGCGCCAATCCGTTCGGCTTCGGCGGTCTGCCCGGTATGGGCGGCCCCGGCGGCGCTGACAACCCCTTCGCCGCGATGTTCGGCTCGCTGAACCCCAACGACCTGGGCGCGGCCTTCCAGCAGCTCGGCCAGATGCTCTCGTACGAGGGCGGTCCCGTGAACTGGGACATGGCCAAGCAGATCGCCCGCCAGGTGGTCGCGCAGGGCACGCCCGACGGCACCAAGGACGCCAGTGTGGGTCCGGCGGAGAAGTCCGCGGTCGAGGAGGCCGTGCGCCTGGCCGACCTGTGGCTGGACGGCGTGACCTCGCTGCCCTCCGGGGCGAACACGGCCGTGGCGTGGAGCCGCGCGGAGTGGGTCGAGGCGACCCTCCCGGCCTGGCAGCAGCTGGTCGACCCGGTCGCCGAGCGGGTCGGTGCGGCGATGGGCGATGTGCTGCCCGAGGAGATGCAGGCCATGGCGGGCCCGCTGATCGGCATGATGCGCTCGATGGGCGGCGCCATGTTCGGCCAGCAGATCGGCCAGGCCGTGGGTGCGCTCGCGGGCGAGGTCGTCGGTTCGACCGATGTCGGTCTGCCGCTCGGCCCGGCCGGCAAGGCGGCGCTGCTGCCGCTGAACATCGAGGCGCTCGGCAAGGACCTGGGTGTCCCGAAGGACGAGGTGCGGCTGTACCTGGCCCTGCGTGAGGCCGCCCACCAGCGGCTCTTCGCGCATGTGCCGTGGCTGCGCGCGCATCTGTTCGGTGCGGTCGAGGGCTACGCCCGCGGGATCAAGGTCGACACCTCGAAGCTGGAGGAGGCGGTCGGCCAGCTGGACCCGACGCACCCGGAGCAGCTGCAGGAGGCACTGCAGCAGGGCATGTTCCAGCCCGAGGACACGCCGGAGCAGAAGGCGGCTCTCGCGCGCCTGGAGACGGCGCTCGCGCTGGTCGAGGGCTGGGTGGACGCGGTGGTCCACGAGGCCGCGAAGTCCCGGCTGACCTCGGCGGACGCGCTGCGCGAGACGCTGCGCAGGCGCCGGGCGAGCGGTGGTCCCGCCGAGCAGACCTTCGCGACGCTGATCGGTCTCGAGCTGCGTCCGCGCCGGCTGCGGGACGCCTCGCGGCTGTGGGCCTCGCTCACGGACGCGCGCGGTGTCGACGGCCGCGACGACCTGTGGGAGCACCCGGACATGCTGCCGACGGCGTCCGACCTGGACGACCCTGACGGCTTCGTCCACCGCGAGCAGCTCGACTTCTCGGAGATCGACAAGATGCTGGGCGAGGCGGCCGGCAAGCGGGAGCGCGCCGAGGACGACGAGGACGACACCGAGAAGTGA